GCTAGGAGAACGCCATGCGTACCATCGTGCATTTATCGGATTTGCATTTCGGCCGGGTCGACGGGGATTTGCTGGCGCCCTTGCGCGCGCTGGTCGAGCGCCTGGAACCGGATGTGGTGGTGGTCTCGGGCGACCTCACCCAGCGGGCCCGCAGCGCCCAGTTCCAGGCGGCGCGGCACTTTCTCGACAGCTTGCCGGGGCCGCAGATCGTGGTGCCGGGCAACCATGACGTGCCGCTGTATAACGTCTTTTCCCGCTTCCTGACGCCGCTGGTGAAGTACCGGCGCCACGTGACGGACGATTTGTCGCCCGAATATGTGGACGAGGAAATTGCCGTGCTGGGTATCAACACGGCCCGTTCATTGACGTTCAAGGATGGCCGCATCAGCCACGAGCAGATCGATTTCCTGCGTGAACGCCTGGGCCGCTTGCCGCCCGGTTTGACGCGCATCATCGTCACGCACCATCCATTCGACTTGCCCGAGCACTTCGATGAAGACGATCTGGTGGACCGCGCGCCGCAGGCGCTGCAAATGTTTTCCGAATGCGGCGTGGATTTATTGCTGGCGGGACACTTGCATGCCAGCGTGGCGGGCAACACGGCCGAGCGCTACAAGATCGCCGGCTACGCGGCCCTGATGGTGCAGGCGGGCACGGCCACGTCCACGCGGGGCAGGGGCGAGTCGAACTCGTTCAATGTGCTGCGCGTGGAAAACAGCTGCATCCGGGTCGAGCGCTACAGCTGGAATGAAGATAGCGCCGAGTTTGAAAAGGTCAGTACGGAAGCGTTCGAACGCCAGGGCGGCGTGTGGGCCAGCTTACGGCCGCTGTGATCGGTGATGTTTTAATTACAGATGGCGTGCCGCATCCATGCGGTCATGCAAAATGCGGACGATGGCAATGCCATAGTGAGTGATGCGGAAATAAATCATGTGCCGTCCCACTTTGCGGCGCCGGTAGCCGGGCCGAATCTGCTCGCATGCCGGTGCCGTCTCGGGTGCGCGTGCCAGGTCATCGAAGGCCGCCGTCATGTTGTCAAGATAAAGACTGGCCTGCTGCACGTTCCAGCGCTGCGACGTATACGCCCAGATCGCCTCAAGATCATGCTCGGCGGCGGGCGTCAGCCGGTATTCAGCCATGCGCTGCCAGCATTCTCTGCTTGAAAGCCCTGGCGTCGAAAGGCTGGGGTTCACCGCTGGCCTCGCCTTCCACCAGCGCCGCGCGGATCGCATCGAGTTCGGCGCTGCGTTCCTGTTCACGCCGGATCAGGTCGCGGATGTATTCGCTGTCGTTCGTATAGCGCCCGGCGTCAATTTGCGCCTTGATCCAGTCGTCCTGCTGGTCCGTCAAGGTAATGGTCTTGCGCACGGTTCCCATGATGGTTCACTCCAGATATGAGCAGTACGACGATCGTCATACTATTGGTGCAATATAGTGCATATTTGTGCAAATATTCAGTCGCCTGATCGGTGCTTATAACCAGTAATTCATGAAACGGGCCGCCCATTCCTTCATGCGGTCGGAGATGGGCCGGGTTTCCCATTTCGCCTTGGTGATCTCTTCCGAGTCGCGCAAGTCTTCCTG
This window of the Janthinobacterium agaricidamnosum genome carries:
- a CDS encoding type II toxin-antitoxin system RelE/ParE family toxin, producing MAEYRLTPAAEHDLEAIWAYTSQRWNVQQASLYLDNMTAAFDDLARAPETAPACEQIRPGYRRRKVGRHMIYFRITHYGIAIVRILHDRMDAARHL
- a CDS encoding type II toxin-antitoxin system ParD family antitoxin produces the protein MGTVRKTITLTDQQDDWIKAQIDAGRYTNDSEYIRDLIRREQERSAELDAIRAALVEGEASGEPQPFDARAFKQRMLAAHG
- a CDS encoding metallophosphoesterase family protein; protein product: MRTIVHLSDLHFGRVDGDLLAPLRALVERLEPDVVVVSGDLTQRARSAQFQAARHFLDSLPGPQIVVPGNHDVPLYNVFSRFLTPLVKYRRHVTDDLSPEYVDEEIAVLGINTARSLTFKDGRISHEQIDFLRERLGRLPPGLTRIIVTHHPFDLPEHFDEDDLVDRAPQALQMFSECGVDLLLAGHLHASVAGNTAERYKIAGYAALMVQAGTATSTRGRGESNSFNVLRVENSCIRVERYSWNEDSAEFEKVSTEAFERQGGVWASLRPL